A single genomic interval of Bradyrhizobium japonicum USDA 6 harbors:
- the yjfF gene encoding galactofuranose ABC transporter, permease protein YjfF, with the protein MRGLPPVLITAIVLVAGFALCAVQFPNIASTRVVGNLLTDNAFLGIVATGMTFVIISGGIDLSVGSVIGFTTVFVALAIERWGVPPLLAFVAILALSAAFGAAMGAVIHVFDLPPFIVTLAGMFLARGASFLLSTESVPITAPVYSTVSDFALRMPGGGRLTAIAIIMIVIVIGGALLLHLTRFGANVYALGGSRATASLMGVAVGKMTVKIYMLSSLLAGIAGIVFSFYTSAGYSLSAVGVELDTIAAVVIGGTLLTGGQGSVIGTFLGVLIQGLIQTYINFDGTLSSWWTKIATGVLLFAFIALQQGLVALARRPAAKRAGAAT; encoded by the coding sequence ATGAGAGGCCTGCCGCCCGTCCTCATCACCGCCATCGTGCTCGTTGCCGGCTTTGCGCTGTGCGCCGTGCAATTCCCCAACATCGCCTCGACCCGCGTGGTCGGCAATCTCCTCACCGACAACGCCTTTCTCGGCATCGTCGCGACCGGCATGACCTTCGTCATCATCTCCGGCGGCATCGACCTCTCGGTCGGCTCGGTGATCGGTTTCACCACGGTGTTCGTCGCGCTTGCGATCGAGCGCTGGGGCGTACCGCCGCTGCTTGCCTTCGTCGCGATCCTCGCGCTCTCGGCGGCCTTCGGAGCGGCGATGGGCGCGGTGATCCACGTCTTCGATCTGCCGCCGTTCATCGTGACGCTGGCGGGGATGTTCCTGGCCCGCGGCGCGAGCTTCCTGCTCTCGACGGAATCGGTGCCGATCACCGCGCCGGTCTATTCCACCGTGTCGGACTTCGCGCTGCGGATGCCCGGCGGAGGGCGATTGACGGCGATTGCGATCATTATGATCGTGATCGTGATCGGCGGCGCCTTGCTGCTGCATCTCACCCGGTTCGGTGCCAATGTCTATGCGCTCGGCGGCAGCCGGGCCACCGCGAGCCTGATGGGCGTTGCCGTCGGCAAGATGACGGTGAAGATCTACATGCTGTCGAGCCTGCTCGCGGGCATCGCCGGCATCGTGTTCTCCTTCTACACCAGCGCCGGCTACTCGCTCTCCGCGGTCGGCGTCGAGCTCGACACCATCGCGGCCGTCGTGATCGGAGGCACGCTGCTCACGGGCGGGCAGGGCTCGGTGATCGGCACCTTCCTTGGCGTGCTGATCCAGGGCCTGATCCAGACCTACATCAATTTCGACGGAACGCTGTCGAGCTGGTGGACCAAGATCGCGACCGGCGTGCTACTGTTCGCCTTCATCGCCTTGCAGCAGGGGCTGGTCGCGCTCGCGCGGCGGCCGGCGGCGAAGCGCGCAGGAGCAGCCACATGA